A genomic segment from Microbacterium sp. SORGH_AS_0428 encodes:
- a CDS encoding acyltransferase, translating to MPQLSDTYWKIVSRLYYARRFGRFGPRSWIRRPLVITSPRSISAGQSCFIRDGARLQIINRPGLPGGRLTLGNRVTIEQDAHIVVCDRVEIGDDVSLGPRCTIIDTTHPYGDESEGSRVGQISDERSSVRIERRVFLGANVVVLPNVTIGENSFIGANSVVSRDVPPNSIAAGVPARVIGSTSSAAG from the coding sequence ATGCCCCAGCTCTCGGATACCTACTGGAAGATCGTCTCGCGCCTGTACTACGCGCGCCGGTTCGGTCGCTTCGGTCCGCGGTCCTGGATCCGCCGCCCGCTCGTGATCACGAGCCCTCGCTCGATCTCGGCTGGTCAGAGCTGCTTCATTCGTGATGGCGCTCGGTTGCAGATCATCAACCGCCCTGGCCTGCCCGGAGGCCGCCTGACCCTCGGGAACCGCGTGACGATCGAACAGGATGCACACATCGTCGTGTGCGACAGGGTAGAGATCGGAGACGATGTCAGCCTCGGCCCGCGCTGCACGATCATCGACACGACTCACCCATACGGCGACGAGAGCGAAGGGAGCCGCGTCGGTCAGATCTCCGACGAACGCTCATCGGTCCGTATCGAACGGCGCGTCTTCCTCGGAGCGAACGTCGTTGTGCTGCCCAACGTGACGATTGGCGAGAACTCGTTCATCGGGGCGAACTCCGTCGTCAGTCGAGATGTACCGCCGAATTCCATTGCGGCAGGTGTACCCGCCCGAGTCATCGGAAGCACGTCGTCAGCTGCTGGATGA
- the tuf gene encoding elongation factor Tu → MAKAKFERTKPHVNIGTIGHVDHGKTTLTAAISKVLADKFPSATNVQRDFASIDSAPEERQRGITINISHVEYETPKRHYAHVDAPGHADYIKNMITGAAQMDGAILVVAATDGPMAQTREHVLLAKQVGVPYLLVALNKSDMVDDEEILELVELEVRELLSSQDFDGDNAPVVRVSGLKALEGDEKWVNSIVELMEAVDESIPDPVRDKDKPFLMPIEDVFTITGRGTVVTGRAERGTLAINSEVEIVGIRPTQKTIVTGIEMFHKQLDEAWAGENCGLLLRGTKRDDVERGQVVVKPGSVTPHTNFEGTAYILSKEEGGRHNPFFTNYRPQFYFRTTDVTGVITLPEGTEMVMPGDTTEMSVELIQPIAMEEGLGFAIREGGRTVGAGTVTKILK, encoded by the coding sequence GTGGCTAAGGCCAAGTTCGAGCGGACCAAGCCGCACGTGAACATCGGAACGATCGGTCACGTCGACCACGGCAAGACCACGCTCACCGCCGCGATCTCGAAGGTGCTCGCCGACAAGTTCCCGTCGGCCACCAACGTGCAGCGCGACTTCGCGTCGATCGACTCCGCTCCCGAGGAGCGCCAGCGCGGCATCACGATCAACATCTCGCACGTCGAGTACGAGACGCCCAAGCGTCACTACGCTCACGTCGACGCTCCCGGTCACGCTGACTACATCAAGAACATGATCACCGGTGCCGCTCAGATGGACGGCGCGATCCTCGTGGTCGCCGCCACCGACGGCCCGATGGCTCAGACCCGCGAGCACGTGCTGCTGGCCAAGCAGGTCGGCGTGCCGTACCTGCTCGTCGCCCTGAACAAGAGCGACATGGTCGACGACGAGGAGATCCTGGAGCTCGTCGAGCTCGAGGTTCGCGAGCTGCTGTCGTCGCAGGACTTCGATGGCGACAACGCCCCCGTCGTCCGCGTCTCGGGCCTGAAGGCTCTCGAGGGTGACGAGAAGTGGGTCAACTCGATCGTCGAGCTCATGGAGGCCGTCGACGAGTCCATCCCGGACCCGGTGCGCGACAAGGACAAGCCGTTCCTGATGCCCATCGAGGACGTCTTCACGATCACCGGTCGTGGCACCGTCGTCACGGGCCGCGCCGAGCGTGGCACCCTGGCGATCAACTCCGAGGTCGAGATCGTCGGTATCCGTCCGACGCAGAAGACGATCGTCACCGGTATCGAGATGTTCCACAAGCAGCTCGACGAGGCGTGGGCCGGCGAGAACTGTGGTCTGCTCCTTCGTGGCACCAAGCGTGACGACGTCGAGCGCGGCCAGGTTGTCGTCAAGCCCGGTTCGGTCACCCCGCACACCAACTTCGAGGGCACGGCGTACATCCTGTCCAAGGAGGAGGGCGGCCGTCACAACCCGTTCTTCACGAACTACCGTCCGCAGTTCTACTTCCGTACCACGGACGTGACCGGCGTCATCACGCTGCCCGAGGGCACCGAGATGGTCATGCCCGGTGACACCACGGAGATGTCGGTCGAGCTCATCCAGCCGATCGCCATGGAAGAGGGCCTCGGCTTCGCGATCCGTGAGGGTGGCCGCACCGTCGGCGCCGGCACGGTGACCAAGATCCTCAAGTAA
- a CDS encoding acyltransferase, whose amino-acid sequence MSDAAPTRLTQLDGLRGIAALVVLLCHSVAVFPSLGQIFLNRFAPLGPAETWAVYSPLHVAWNGTAAVSVFFVLSGYVLVLPFIKRRSRVDWGAYFARRLLRLYLPVWGSVLLAVVLGLLISRAPLADIGQWVALYAGPVTPQSAAASMTLAFGGTTLNPALWSLRWEVVFSLALPLYLAFGLVARRAWTLKILLCLVLTACGSLLNSEPLIYLPVFAIGTVMAIESKRIAQWRVSSWAGVPLLVFALVLLNAQWIHPTGVYAHEALVALGATVLVWLYLSWHGAASFGNTRVSQFLGTISFSLYLVHMPVLFAVVAASSASLPLWACIVSGFVASLIAGVLFYWAVERPAHRFSVWVGKRVRDRLERTPLTTSEARS is encoded by the coding sequence GTGAGCGACGCCGCGCCGACGAGGCTGACGCAGCTCGACGGCCTGCGCGGCATCGCGGCTCTCGTTGTACTCCTGTGCCACAGCGTCGCTGTTTTCCCATCGCTGGGGCAGATCTTCCTCAACAGGTTCGCACCGCTGGGGCCTGCCGAGACCTGGGCCGTCTATTCACCGCTCCACGTGGCGTGGAACGGAACGGCGGCAGTGTCCGTCTTCTTCGTTCTTTCCGGATATGTGCTCGTACTGCCGTTCATCAAACGCCGCTCGCGCGTCGACTGGGGGGCGTACTTCGCGCGGCGGCTGCTGCGCCTCTACCTGCCGGTATGGGGCTCCGTCTTGCTCGCAGTCGTCCTTGGGCTGCTGATCTCACGCGCTCCCCTCGCGGACATCGGGCAGTGGGTCGCCCTCTACGCCGGCCCCGTCACCCCACAGTCGGCTGCGGCCTCCATGACCCTCGCGTTCGGTGGCACCACCCTCAACCCGGCACTCTGGTCGCTGCGTTGGGAGGTCGTCTTCTCTCTTGCTCTGCCCCTGTACCTCGCGTTCGGGCTGGTCGCGCGCCGGGCCTGGACGCTCAAGATCCTGCTGTGCCTCGTACTGACGGCGTGCGGGAGCCTACTAAACAGTGAACCGCTGATCTACCTTCCGGTGTTCGCCATCGGCACGGTGATGGCGATCGAGAGCAAGCGCATTGCCCAATGGCGAGTCTCATCCTGGGCGGGCGTACCGTTGCTGGTGTTCGCACTTGTTCTCCTCAATGCTCAGTGGATCCACCCCACGGGGGTGTACGCCCACGAAGCGCTGGTCGCTCTCGGTGCCACTGTCCTCGTCTGGCTCTACCTCTCCTGGCACGGTGCAGCATCTTTCGGGAACACCCGTGTCTCGCAGTTCCTGGGAACGATCTCCTTCAGCCTCTACCTCGTTCACATGCCGGTGTTGTTCGCCGTCGTCGCTGCAAGTTCGGCGAGTCTGCCGCTATGGGCCTGCATCGTCTCGGGTTTCGTCGCTTCTCTCATCGCCGGCGTACTGTTCTACTGGGCCGTCGAGCGTCCCGCCCACCGTTTCTCCGTGTGGGTCGGAAAGCGCGTGCGCGATCGGCTGGAGCGCACACCGTTGACGACTTCCGAGGCACGATCGTGA
- a CDS encoding DapH/DapD/GlmU-related protein, with amino-acid sequence MNKVREQGAVWVRDVLVNGLLASGIVPRFVRWRLLRLVGVRAEKSAVCAGLWLGTRRLEIGRESFINYGCRIDNTAWVRIGPRCDLGPQVSILTTTHLMDDQTRRAGAEKHMSVSIGAGVWIGARATLLPGVTVGDGAVIAAGALVTRDCEPHTLYAGVPARAVRTLSRTDSA; translated from the coding sequence GTGAACAAGGTGCGGGAGCAAGGGGCCGTCTGGGTACGCGACGTTCTCGTCAACGGGCTGCTCGCCTCTGGGATCGTCCCCCGGTTCGTCAGGTGGCGCCTGCTTCGACTTGTCGGCGTCCGTGCCGAGAAGTCAGCGGTCTGCGCGGGCCTATGGCTCGGCACCCGTCGCCTGGAGATCGGCAGAGAGTCGTTCATCAACTACGGCTGCCGCATCGACAACACCGCATGGGTACGCATCGGCCCGCGATGCGACCTCGGTCCCCAGGTCTCGATCCTGACGACCACTCATCTCATGGACGACCAGACGCGGCGGGCTGGCGCAGAGAAACACATGAGCGTGTCCATCGGCGCGGGCGTATGGATCGGCGCACGGGCAACCCTCCTGCCCGGCGTCACCGTGGGCGACGGTGCGGTGATTGCTGCCGGCGCCCTCGTGACCCGCGACTGCGAGCCGCACACGCTCTATGCAGGCGTCCCTGCGCGGGCAGTCCGGACGCTTTCCCGTACCGACTCCGCCTGA
- a CDS encoding VanZ family protein produces MSAHETESLLEQWSTSESPARKPAPSRLRIGIALAGLLAYVGVVLAATLSPTPLDAGYDVAIERFLGVLHRNGIPEWFGYSKLEFTANIAMFVPLGFLLALALPRKAVWAAILMIPAFSGAIELFQATFLAARFASVLDVVANTTGGYLGAIFAIALRAVVDARDSKLIARALWERGMR; encoded by the coding sequence ATGTCTGCGCACGAGACCGAGAGCCTGCTGGAGCAGTGGAGCACAAGCGAATCGCCCGCGCGTAAGCCCGCTCCCAGCCGGCTGAGAATCGGCATCGCGCTGGCGGGGCTGCTCGCCTACGTCGGCGTCGTGCTCGCCGCCACTCTGTCGCCGACGCCCTTGGACGCCGGCTACGACGTCGCCATCGAACGTTTCCTCGGGGTGCTGCATCGCAACGGCATCCCGGAGTGGTTCGGATACAGCAAGCTGGAGTTCACCGCGAACATCGCGATGTTCGTCCCGCTCGGGTTCCTGCTCGCGCTCGCTCTGCCCCGCAAGGCGGTGTGGGCAGCCATCCTCATGATCCCGGCGTTCTCCGGGGCGATCGAACTCTTCCAGGCGACCTTCCTCGCCGCGCGCTTCGCCTCGGTGCTCGATGTCGTCGCGAACACGACGGGGGGCTACCTGGGGGCGATCTTCGCGATCGCGCTTCGCGCGGTCGTCGACGCCCGCGACAGCAAGCTCATCGCCCGAGCCCTGTGGGAGCGCGGGATGCGCTGA